DNA from Rhodobacteraceae bacterium M382:
GTCACAAAAATTGACGGATTTGCGCCGCATGAGAGCGCAATCATGCCGGTTCTACCCAGAACTACGGGTATACGACACGGTAGAAACCGCCTAACACTCCGTCCCAACTTCACGACCCAGAGGGTGACATGACCGACTTCAAAAAGATCCTGATCGCGAACCGCGGTGAAATTGCCATTCGTGTGATGCGTGCAGCCAATGAAATGGGCAAGCGCACGGTTGCGATTTTTGCCGAAGAGGACAAGCTGGGCTTGCACCGCTTCAAGGCGGATGAGGCCTATCGCATTGGTGAAGGCATGGGCCCTGTTGCCGCCTATCTGAGCATTGACGAGATCATTCGAGTGGCCAAGGAGAGCGGCGCGGATGCAATCCACCCCGGTTACGGGCTGTTGTCGGAGAACCCGGATTTCGTCGATGCCTGTGCGCGCAACGGCATCACCTTTATCGGTCCCAAGGCCGAAACCATGCGCGCCCTGGGTGACAAGGCCAGCGCGCGGCGCGTGGCGATTGAGGCCGACGTTCCCGTTATCCCCGCCACCGAAGTGCTGGGCGATGACATGGCCGCGATCAAGACGCAGGCCGCCGAGATCGGTTACCCGCTGATGCTGAAAGCCTCCTGGGGCGGTGGCGGACGCGGCATGCGCCCGATCCTGTCCGAGGCTGAGCTGGAAGAGAAGGTTCTGGAAGGGCGCCGCGAAGCCGAAGCCGCATTCGGCAATGGCGAAGGCTATCTGGAAAAGATGATCACCCGCGCGCGTCACGTCGAGGTGCAGATTCTGGGCGACAAACACGGGCAGATCTATCACCTGTTCGAACGTGATTGTTCGGTGCAGCGACGCAACCAAAAAGTGGTCGAACGCGCGCCCGCGCCATACTTGAGCGAAGAGCAACGCGCCGAGGTCTGCGAACTCGGTCGCAAGATCTGTGCCCATGTGGGCTATGAATGTGCCGGAACCGTTGAATTCCTGATGGATATGAACACAGGCACCTTCCACTTTATCGAAGTGAACCCGCGGGTGCAGGTGGAACACACCGTTACCGAGGAAGTCACCGGCATCGACATCGTGCAGGCACAGATCCTGATCGCCGAAGGCAAGACCATCTCCGAGGCCACCGGCAAGGACAGCCAGGACGACGTGCGTCTGAATGGCCACGCGCTGCAGACCCGGATCACCACCGAGGATCCGCAGAACAATTTCATCCCCGACTATGGCCGCATCACCGCGTTCCGCGAAGCCACCGGCATGGGCATCCGTCTGGACGGCGGCACCGCCTATTCCGGCGGCGTGATCACGCGCTACTACGATTCGCTCTTGGTCAAGGTTACGGCCCACGCCCAGACCCCGGAAAAGGCGATTGCCCGGATGGACCGCGCGCTGCGCGAATTCCGTATTCGCGGTGTCAGCACCAACATCGCCTTCGTCGAGAACCTGCTGAAGCACCCGATCTTCCTGAGCAATGAATACACCACCAAATTCATCGACGAGACGGCGGATCTGTTCCAGTTCGCACGTCGCCGCGATCGCGGTACCAAGGTTCTGAACTATATCGCCGATATTTCGGTGAACGGTCACCCGGAAACCACCGACCGCGCTGCACCTGCCACCGATCTGCGCGAACCGCGCGCACCCCAGGTCGATCCCGGCTTTGCCCCCTATGGCACCCGCAATCTGCTGGAGCAAAAGGGTCCAAAGGCAGTTGCCGACTGGATGAAAGCCCAGCGTCAGCTGCTGTTGACCGACACCACCATGCGCGACGGGCATCAGTCGCTGTTGGCGACCCGGATGCGGTCGATCGACATGATCAAGGTGGCCCCCGCCTATGCCGCCAACCTGCCCCAACTGTTCTCTGTTGAATGCTGGGGGGGCGCGACATTCGACGTGGCCTATCGCTTCTTGCAGGAATGCCCCTGGCAGCGTCTGCGTGACCTGCGCGAGGCAATGCCGAACCTGATGACCCAGATGCTGCTGCGTGCCAGCAACGGCGTCGGCTACACCAACTATCCTGACAATGTGGTGCAGGAATTCGTGCGCCAGGCCGCCAGCACCGGTGTCGACGTGTTCCGCGTATTTGACTCGCTGAACTGGGTCGAAAACATGCGCGTCGCCATGGATGCGGTGGTGGACGCGGGCAAGGTCTGCGAAGGCACCATCTGTTACACCGGCGATATTCTGGACCCGAACCGTGCCAAATATGACCTGAAGTACTATGTTGGCATGGCCAAGGAACTGGAAGCCGCAGGCGCCCATGTTCTGGGTCTGAAAGACATGGCAGGTCTGTTGAAACCGGCCTCGGCCAAGGTGCTGGTCAAAGCGCTGAAGGAACAGGTTGGCCTGCCAATCCACTTCCACACCCATGACACCTCCGGCATCGCGGGTGCGACCATTCTGGCCGCTGCCGACGCAGGCGTGGATGCCGTGGATGTCGCCATGGATGCGTTCAGCGGCGGCACATCGCAGCCTTGCCTCGGCTCGATCGTCGAAGGTCTGCGCAACACCGACCGCGACACCGGTATCGACATCACCAAAGTGCGTGAAATCTCGGACTATTGGGAAGGTGTGCGGGCACAGTATGTGGCGTTCGAAAGCGGTCTGGCGGCCCCTGCCTCCGAAGTCTATCTGCACGAAATGCCCGGCGGTCAGTTCACCAACCTCAAGGCGCAGGCGCGTTCGCTGGGGCTGGAAGAGAAATGGTCAGACGTTGCCCAGACCTATGCCGACGTCAACCAGATGTTCGGTGATATCGTCAAGGTGACGCCATCCTCCAAAGTTGTTGGCGACATGGCGCTGATGATGGTGTCCCAGGGCCTGACCCGTGCCGAGGTCGAAGACCCCGCCACCGACGTGGCATTCCCGGATTCGGTCATCGACATGATGCGCGGCAACCTGGGCCAGCCTCCCGGTGGTTTCCCTGCTGGCATCATCAACAAGGTGCTCAAGGACGAAGCCCCCAATCTGACCCGCCCCGGTGCCCATCTGGAGCCTGTGGACCTCGAGGCCACCCGCGCCGAACTGTCCGCCGAGCTGGAAGGCAAGCCGGTCGATGATGAGGATCTGAACGGATACCTGATGTATCCCAAGGTGTTCCTGGATTACATGGGGCGTCACCGCACCTATGGTCCGGTGCGGTCCCTGCCAACGCGCACCTTCTTTTACGGGATGGAACCAGGCGAAGAGATCACCGCCGAAATCGACCCCGGAAAAACGCTGGAAATCCGCCTGCAGGCGATTGGCGAAACGGACGACAACGGCGAGGTCAAAGTGTTCTTTGAACTCAACGGTCAACCCCGCGTGATCCGGGTGCCCAACCGGTTGGTGAAATCCACCACTGCACAGCGCCCCAAGGCGGAATTGGGCAACCCCAACCACATCGGTGCCCCGATGCCCGGCGTTGTCGCCACCGTCGCCGTTTTGAGCGGCCAGGACGTCAAGGAAGGCGACCTGCTGTTGACCATCGAAGCCATGAAAATGGAAACCGGCATCCACGCCGAGCGAGACGCAACAGTCAAAGCACTCCACGTCCAGCCCGGCGGTCAGATCGACGCCAAGGATCTGTTGGTCGAATTGGAGTAAGCCCCCTCACGGGCCGACCCCGTCGTACCGTGAGAGATGTGCCCATGGGTACACAAGCTCGAACATCCTTCACCTGCCGCAGATCCTGCGGCAGGTGTTTTTTTGGACGGTTTTACCTGCGCACGCCGGACCAGTCCGCGACCCAGTTGGCATGACGGCATTCCCAAATGCCCTGCCCCAACCTGTCGAGCCGCCCAGGAATGGATCCCGCCCCCCTATCAATCATCTTGACCAAATCCCGATGCCGGGGATCTGGGTATGGCCCTGACCTGCTACGCAACGGTGTGCTCGAATCGGTCTGCCCGGTGGCCCCACGGGCATCCTTCTTTCTGAGAGGTGTCGCGTTCTGCGAGCGCTGCATCGAATTCAAGGGCGAGCATTCCGGACCACCCCCGCGCCGTTCGCCCTACAGGCCAGAATCCCGCACGTCAGCTGTTGTGCGCCTGTGGTGCAGGCACCGAACGCTTGCAGGCCTCTGATATCAAATGGCGCGCAATTGGCACTTGCATCCAGAGGGCGGCACATGACCGCCCCAGATCTGTTTGCCTCAACTGATACGGTCCATACGCATGTTCGCCCGGCACCCAACCGGCCAGCGCAGAGCGTTCTACCTGGTTCTGGACCGGCATTGGATTAAACGGCGGGATGCTGCGATCCGCTGGGGGCGTGTGCCGGTTGCCCCGGATGGGGCCAAGCAAATGGTACCTGGGCACCCAATCTGATCGGATCGCGCACGCCGGACATATACCTGTCGCGGCCTCTGGCCCAGAGACCTGTCTCTATAGGTCGACGGATTTTGGTAGGATGACGGTCCCACGTTCCCGAACCACAGGGATCCCCAAACCACTGGGATCCGCAAAACCAGCTCCCCCTCAAAAACTAAGGGCCAGCCAACGGACGCTATTGCAGCAACGGCTGACCGTGCTACCCATAACCGTGATCCGCTTTTGACCTTCCGATTCCAACATTCAGGACAATTTCATGTTTCCCATCACATCTCTGTATGCAGGCCTGCTGGCAGTTCTTCTGGTCGGGTTGTCCACCAAAGTGATCATGGGGCGCCGCCGTGCCAGGGCGCTGATCGGTGACATGGGCGACAAAGCGCTCTTTCAGGCGATCCGCGTACATGGCAATTTCACCGAGTACACGCCCTTTGCCCTGCTCCTGATCGCACTGTGCGAAGGGCAAGGAGCCCCTACCTGGTCGTTGCACCTCTTGGGATCAGCCCTGGTGATTGGACGGGTCTTGCACGTTCTGGGATTCGGTCGGGACCCTCAAATCATCGTGCTGCGCCAGATCGGCATGGTGTCAACATTTGCCGTGCTTGTGCTGGCGGGTGTGGGTTTGATCATCCAGGCGTTGGTCTGATCCAGAACATCACGCTTTAACCGCTGGGTATCTACAGGAGACGATGGGTCCAGCGCATACCCCCTGCCTGCCCCATCCGTATCTCTGCCCCCCAGATATGATGCCATGGCCATTGCCGCGATCAAAGTCACCATGCGAAGCTGTTCTCCCCTGGCCATCCGTTTTCTCCCTGTCTGAAACGATCCTTAGGGTCTTGAACGCAGGACCGGGTTTTCTCCGTCGCTCATTCCCGCTGTTTTTTCGCGTGACCCGGATTTTTTTGCCCCTCCGCTGTCTTTTTCACTTGCAGCGCTGCGAGGGAATGAATATCTCCGCCTCACCAACCGGATGCGGGCGTAGCTCAGGGGTAGAGCATAACCTTGCCAAGGTTAGGGTCGGGCGTTCGAATCGCCTCGCCCGCTCCAGTTGGCCTAAAACAAGCCGCCTTCGGGCGGTTTTTTTGTGTCGTGTGCGTTGCAACTCTCTGAGAATGCACTGGAA
Protein-coding regions in this window:
- a CDS encoding MAPEG family protein translates to MFPITSLYAGLLAVLLVGLSTKVIMGRRRARALIGDMGDKALFQAIRVHGNFTEYTPFALLLIALCEGQGAPTWSLHLLGSALVIGRVLHVLGFGRDPQIIVLRQIGMVSTFAVLVLAGVGLIIQALV
- a CDS encoding pyruvate carboxylase, whose protein sequence is MTDFKKILIANRGEIAIRVMRAANEMGKRTVAIFAEEDKLGLHRFKADEAYRIGEGMGPVAAYLSIDEIIRVAKESGADAIHPGYGLLSENPDFVDACARNGITFIGPKAETMRALGDKASARRVAIEADVPVIPATEVLGDDMAAIKTQAAEIGYPLMLKASWGGGGRGMRPILSEAELEEKVLEGRREAEAAFGNGEGYLEKMITRARHVEVQILGDKHGQIYHLFERDCSVQRRNQKVVERAPAPYLSEEQRAEVCELGRKICAHVGYECAGTVEFLMDMNTGTFHFIEVNPRVQVEHTVTEEVTGIDIVQAQILIAEGKTISEATGKDSQDDVRLNGHALQTRITTEDPQNNFIPDYGRITAFREATGMGIRLDGGTAYSGGVITRYYDSLLVKVTAHAQTPEKAIARMDRALREFRIRGVSTNIAFVENLLKHPIFLSNEYTTKFIDETADLFQFARRRDRGTKVLNYIADISVNGHPETTDRAAPATDLREPRAPQVDPGFAPYGTRNLLEQKGPKAVADWMKAQRQLLLTDTTMRDGHQSLLATRMRSIDMIKVAPAYAANLPQLFSVECWGGATFDVAYRFLQECPWQRLRDLREAMPNLMTQMLLRASNGVGYTNYPDNVVQEFVRQAASTGVDVFRVFDSLNWVENMRVAMDAVVDAGKVCEGTICYTGDILDPNRAKYDLKYYVGMAKELEAAGAHVLGLKDMAGLLKPASAKVLVKALKEQVGLPIHFHTHDTSGIAGATILAAADAGVDAVDVAMDAFSGGTSQPCLGSIVEGLRNTDRDTGIDITKVREISDYWEGVRAQYVAFESGLAAPASEVYLHEMPGGQFTNLKAQARSLGLEEKWSDVAQTYADVNQMFGDIVKVTPSSKVVGDMALMMVSQGLTRAEVEDPATDVAFPDSVIDMMRGNLGQPPGGFPAGIINKVLKDEAPNLTRPGAHLEPVDLEATRAELSAELEGKPVDDEDLNGYLMYPKVFLDYMGRHRTYGPVRSLPTRTFFYGMEPGEEITAEIDPGKTLEIRLQAIGETDDNGEVKVFFELNGQPRVIRVPNRLVKSTTAQRPKAELGNPNHIGAPMPGVVATVAVLSGQDVKEGDLLLTIEAMKMETGIHAERDATVKALHVQPGGQIDAKDLLVELE